The Theileria orientalis strain Shintoku DNA, chromosome 3, complete genome genome window below encodes:
- a CDS encoding molecular chaperone DnaJ, with the protein MDLELDDFDYYDVLNLSPNATQEEIKTNYRNLIRLWHPDKHSSTSDSAYVTYSNGQNEATYRNVSIEPEDPLTKKRETAFTKIQKAYSVLSDPVLRSQYDKYGQEGSTLAKLIMNEKTSERSVYSIPEDLSEDGPKQEISSIEKNNEFVSRRVFLLLRDRYQRELKMLPFQVVTNYTFNARSDLFSDDVMFKKRKDDKYSSQALMPSRYLYLTGVTLDNSVELLYNKYRFGVTLSAVLARGTFGNLLSRIYMSKELSDTLELRVSADTGNFFTNRVLLLSLKKKFSETFWSTAILTLSDRLMPNLYAVFHKNLNNKHSFELTLTNGVFLDYSYLKVLNRHTKVNLKVVATPDNMGVEMRTKTLNVFGSTLGAVVRLCLMKGLSVEWFFRTFLESNYLGIMKAEYRLCLNNNKVLLVLKGIVNNSKVVVPVLLYRGDENQAIYLVSSLTALTLLMPLVATAARNLYDNVCRMSTKREGDNVLLDRLNSIIEFEESVYRNPLRNNFYATFPQFFRKSYAYYFTAVQGDLGLYECKHIKYYQYPPLQSGRWDRGSGESDSDAKYRPGPEGNEPTFETSREDDLGRKIAADENNKLLNIARSTYLRELEKKGMLVLLALYGHPTVLDYVSRNHKSIYFNTRSYSPREDVVAEFLSRSGARKHFDPGFNAARCVFNVTNVVMSKVTDSTLYMSGRNKENLIGFYNPCKNLGIAPKLLIM; encoded by the exons ATGGATTTGGAATTAGACGATTTCGACTACTACGATGTACTAAATTTGTCTCCAAAT GCGACACAAGAAGAAATTAAAACCAATTATCGCAATTTAATTAGGCTTTGGCACCCGGATAAGCATTCCTCCACCAGTGACTCGGCCTATGTGACATATAGTAATGGCCAGAATGAGGCTACATATCGGAATGTATCAATTGAGCCCGAAGACCCATTGACTAAGAAGAGGGAGACAGCTTTTACAAAGATCCAGAAGGCATATTCAGTGCTTTCAGACCCAGTGTTAAGAAGCCAGTACG ataaatatGGGCAAGAAGGATCGACCTTAGCAAAGCTGATAATGAATGAGAAGACGAGTGAGCGAAGTGTGTACTCGATTCCTGAGGATTTGAGCGAGGATGGGCCGAAGCAAGAGATATCGAGCATAGAAAAGAATAACGAGTTCGTCTCAAGGCGAGTGTTCCTGCTGCTGAGGGACCGGTACCAAAGGGAGCTTAAGATGCTCCCCTTCCAGGTGGTGACAAACTATACGTTCAACGCAAGGAGTGACCTTTTTTCCGACGACGTGATGTTCAAAAAAAGGAAGGATGACAAGTACTCGAGTCAGGCGCTGATGCCGAGCAGATACTTGTACTTGACAGGAGTGACGCTGGACAATTCAGTCGAGCTCCTGTACAACAAGTACAGGTTCGGAGTGACGCTATCGGCCGTTCTGGCGAGAGGCACGTTTGGAAACCTGCTCTCACGCATCTACATGAGCAAGGAGCTCTCGGACACGCTGGAGCTGAGAGTGAGCGCGGACACGGGCAACTTCTTCACGAACAGggtgctgctgctgagtctgaagaagaagttcagCGAAACGTTCTGGTCGACTGCGATTCTGACGCTCTCGGACAGGCTCATGCCGAACCTGTACGCAGTCTTCCACAAAaacctgaacaacaagCACTCGTTCGAGCTCACGCTGACGAACGGAGTGTTCCTGGACTACTCCTACCTCAAGGTGCTCAACAGGCACACGAAGGTAAACCTGAAGGTGGTGGCGACGCCGGACAACATGGGCGTCGAGATGAGGACGAAGACGCTGAACGTCTTCGGAAGCACGCTGGGAGCAGTGGTGAGGCTGTGCCTGATGAAGGGGCTCTCGGTCGAGTGGTTCTTCAGGACGTTCCTGGAGTCGAACTACCTGGGAATCATGAAGGCGGAGTACAGGCTGTGtctgaacaacaacaaggtgCTCCTGGTCCTGAAGGGCATTGTCAACAACTCTAAGGTGGTGGTGCCAGTTCTACTGTACAGAGGCGACGAAAACCAGGCGATATACCTGGTGTCATCGCTGACGGCTCTGACCCTTCTGATGCCCCTGGTGGCGACGGCGGCGCGCAACCTGTACGACAACGTGTGCAGGATGTCGACGAAGAGGGAGGGAGACAACGTGCTTCTGGACAGGCTCAACAGCATAATAGAGTTCGAGGAGTCGGTCTACAGAAACCCGCTCAGGAATAACTTCTACGCCACGTTCCCGCAGTTCTTCAGGAAGTCGTACGCGTACTACTTCACGGCGGTGCAGGGCGACCTCGGCCTGTACGAGTGCAAGCACATTAAGTACTACCAGTACCCGCCGCTGCAGAGCGGCCGCTGGGATCGCGGCTCCGGGGAGTCGGACTCCGACGCCAAGTACAGGCCTGGCCCAGAGGGCAATGAGCCGACCTTCGAGACGAGCAGGGAGGACGACCTCGGCAGGAAGATAGCCGCCGACGAGAACAACAAGCTGCTCAACATCGCCAGGTCGACCTACCTCAGggagctggagaagaagggGATGCTCGTGCTGCTGGCGCTCTACGGGCATCCCACGGTTCTGGACTACGTGAGCAGGAACCACAAGTCGATCTACTTCAACACGCGCAGCTACAGTCCACGAGAGGACGTGGTGGCCGAGTTCCTCAGCAGGAGTGGCGCCAGAAAACACTTTGACCCCGGCTTCAATGCCGCAAGATGCGTCTTCAACGTTACCAACGTTGTCATGTCCAAGGTCACAGACTCGACGCTCTACATGTCGGGAAGGAATAAGGAAAACCTCATTGGCTTCTACAACCCGTGTAAGAACCTAGGAATCGCACCAAAACTACTGATCATGTGA
- a CDS encoding ubiquitin-like protein — protein MIEVILNDRLGRKIRVKCNSDDTILDLKKLVAAQTGTRYDKIRIQKWYTIYKDHITLEDYEIKDGMGLELFYN, from the exons ATGATTgaagttattttaaacgacCGTCTTGGTAGGAAAATTAGAGTCAAATGTAATTCCGATGATACTATTTTGGATTTGAAGAAATTGGTCGCAGCTCAAACAG GAACAAGATATGATAAGATTCGTATACAAAAGTGGTACACAATTTACAAGGATCACATCACACTTGAGGATTATGAAATTAAGGATGGAATGGGACTTGAACTGTTTTATAATTGA
- a CDS encoding calcyclin binding protein-like: MSLADLEEWQRLLSLATRPSVKTQIQLFISNLESTVVASNGVNSKANVVYNTISSFSWDQTPNFVTVLIPFAEELKDVVVDVDTESLDVKFCSGSKHYQFKVKKLYSTVKKEGVSWKQKSGYLQVKLEKDKQVNWASLSSASDKDKKPILPKSDDSNPQAMLMDMMKNLYNEGDDEMKRTIAKAWVRAYELIYYIRLRLWTRGLILWFKGFDEFLRHFLHPFIICTP; this comes from the exons ATGAGTCTGGCCGATTTGGAAGAATGGCAAAGACTGCTGTCGCTGGCTACCAGGCCCTCCGTTAAGACTCAGATACAGCTATTCATCTCAAACCTG GAATCCACAGTAGTGGCGAGCAATGGCGTCAATAGTAAAGCAAAC GTTGTTTACAACACGATAAGTTCATTCTCCTGGGATCAGACACCCAATTTTGTAAC AGTTCTCATCCCCTTTGCTGAGGAGCTCAAGGACGTTGTGGTAGATGTCGATACAGAATCTTTGGACGTTAAG TTTTGTTCTGGATCGAAGCACTACCAGTTCAAGGTAAAGAAGCTGTACTCTACGGTCAAGAAGGAAG GTGTTAGCTGGAAGCAGAAGAGCGGCTATCTACAGGTGAAGCTTGAGAAG GATAAGCAAGTTAACTGGGCTAGCCTGTCTTCGGCCTCCGACAAG GATAAAAAGCCGATTCTCCCCAAGAGTGACGACTCAAATCCCCAGGCCATGCTAATGGACATGATGAAGAACCTCTACAACGAG GGCGATGATGAGATGAAGAGGACTATTGCTAAGGCCTGGGTACGCGCATACGagttaatttattacattAGACTGAGGCTATGGACAAGAGGGTTGATCCTATGGTTTAAAGGCTTCGATGAGTTTCTGCGTCATTTCTTGCATCCGTTTATTATCTGCACACCATGA
- a CDS encoding ribose 5-phosphate epimerase has protein sequence MDQLKLMKLVAHKAVDTYVKSNTIVALGTGRTSDLAVERLAELLKQEKLSNVQGVSTSNRTSEQANKLGIPLLTLDEVVESDRLIDVAIDGADSVDQNLNLIKGGGGALFKEYLVEQYAKEFIVMVDHSKVATKHLLETFDLPIEIVEHGHRSTCKYIFNKFREFINDWKVRKNRDGSLFLTDNHNVVMDVKFKPMELKTLHTELKMVKMEN, from the exons atggatCAGCtgaaattaatgaaattgGTC GCACATAAGGCCGTTGACACATATGTCAAAAGTAACACGATCGTTGCCCTTGGAACAGGCAGGACTTCAGATTTGGCTGTTGAGAGGTTGGCCGAACTGTTGAAACAGGAGAAGCTTTCAAATGTGCAGGGCGTCTCAACGAGCAATCGGACCTCAGAACAG GCAAATAAGCTAGGAATACCTCTGCTTACACTAGACGAGGTCGTTGAAAGTGACAGACTAATTGATGTTGCAATTGACGGTGCAGATTCCGTTGACCAAAACTTAAACTTGATTAAAggtggaggaggagctcTCTTCAAGGAATATTTAGTGGAGCAATATGCAAAAGAGTTTATTGTT ATGGTTGATCATTCTAAAGTGGCGACAAAACACCTGCTGGAAACATTTGATTTGCCCATAGAAATAGTTGAACATGGCCACCGTTCAACCTgcaaatatatttttaataaatttagagAGTTTATAAATGACTGGAAGGTGAGAAAAAATAGAGACGGCTCATTGTTTCTGACCGATAATCACAATGTTGTGATGgatgttaaatttaagccAATGGAACTCAAAACGCTTCACACAGAACttaaaatggtaaaaatggaaaattaa
- a CDS encoding uncharacterized protein (zinc finger, DHHC-type domain containing protein) — protein sequence MANLWIFRFKKYIVPTGTFLLAFAPFVFFLTYHFKFYVQRNLVVVAVIQVLLGIVTLVLFIATSVSRPGYVKRLDYPNRVFDPLKKSFRTTNPLRFVDVTINGQTMKLKYCLTCHIYRPPRAVHCSDCDRCILKFDHHCPYVSNCIGYYNYNIFLAFTLCCCVYFFFLFGVFVFRSVEFFPRFPKNLHEKPVDIVGTIVFMIEVFLSVWVIFGLYVFHIFIIGYNMSTYDKLKEHFEDFNPFDRGLLNNCKSVFLYTPKRLLDRGETVYTPNAMYAIPQEKRPTGDLESL from the coding sequence ATGGCTAACTTGTGGAtatttagatttaaaaagtatattGTGCCCACAGGCACATTCCTGTTGGCGTTTGCGCCCTTCGTGTTTTTTTTGACCTAccattttaagttttacGTGCAGAGGAATTTGGTGGTTGTGGCCGTGATTCAGGTTTTACTCGGCATTGTCACACTCGTTCTGTTTATCGCAACCTCAGTGTCCAGACCGGGCTACGTGAAGAGGCTGGACTACCCGAACCGCGTGTTCGACCCGCTGAAGAAGTCGTTCAGAACCACGAACCCGCTCCGCTTTGTGGACGTCACGATAAACGGGCAGACGATGAAGCTGAAATACTGTCTGACCTGCCACATTTACAGGCCTCCCAGGGCCGTGCACTGCTCAGACTGTGACAGGTGCATTCTCAAGTTCGACCACCACTGCCCTTACGTCTCAAACTGCATTGGCTACTACAActacaatatatttttggcCTTCACGCTGTGCTGCTGTGTGTACttctttttccttttcGGCGTTTTCGTTTTCAGGTCGGTCGAGTTCTTTCCGAGGTTTCCTAAGAACTTGCACGAGAAGCCTGTTGATATTGTAGGCACCATTGTCTTCATGATTGAAGTTTTCCTGAGTGTTTGGGTCATCTTCGGTCTCTACGTCTTCcacattttcattattgGCTACAACATGAGCACCTATgataagctgaaggagcacTTCGAGGACTTTAACCCTTTCGACAGGGGTTTGCTGAACAATTGCAAGAGTGTGTTTTTATACACCCCCAAGCGGCTCCTCGACAGGGGCGAGACTGTGTACACCCCCAATGCTATGTACGCAATTCCACAGGAGAAAAGACCCACAGGGGATCTCGAATCtttataa